From the Carya illinoinensis cultivar Pawnee chromosome 4, C.illinoinensisPawnee_v1, whole genome shotgun sequence genome, one window contains:
- the LOC122306645 gene encoding protein NDL1-like isoform X1 — protein MADSNNSVPVDMEKIHLGGKEHLIRTGCGPVSVIVYGDQDKPALLTYPDLALNHVSCFQGLLFCPEAASLLLHNFCIYHISPPGHELGAAAIFPDDPVPSVDDLADQIIEILNFFGLGEVMCMGVTAGAYILTLFALKNRERVLGLILVSPLCKAPSWTEWIYNKVMSNFLYFYGVCGLVKECLLQRYFSKELRGSAGVPESDIVQACRRLLDERQSINVFRFLQAINRRPDITKGLKRLTCRSLIFVGDSSPFHSEALHMNSKLDRRFSALVEVQACGSMVTEEQPHAMLIPMEFFFMGYGLYKPYHVSDSPRGPLSPSYISPELLSPESMGLKLKPIKTRVSLHV, from the exons GAACATCTTATTCGTACTGGCTGTGGTCCTGTGTCTGTTATAGTTTATGGAGACCAAGACAAACCAGCACTACTTACTTATCCTGATTTAGCATTAAATC ATGTCTCTTGTTTCCAAGGATTGCTCTTCTGTCCCGAAGCAGCTTCTTTGTTGCTCCACAACTTCTGCATCTATCATATCAGTCCACCTGGGCACGAG TTAGGAGCAGCTGCAATTTTTCCCGATGATCCCGTGCCCTCTGTTGATGATTTAGCTGATCAGATAATTGAGATTCTTAACTTTTTCGG GCTTGGGGAAGTTATGTGCATGGGGGTGACAGCGGGTGCCTACATCCTTACCCTATTTGCA TTGAAGAATAGGGAACGCGTTCTTGGTTTGATACTTGTGTCCCCTTTATGCAAAGCACCTTCCTGGACCGAATGGATATATAATAAG GTGATGTCAAACTTCCTTTATTTCTATGGCGTGTGTGGCTTGGTGAAGGAGTGCTTGCTTCAACGCTACTTCAGTAAG GAACTTCGGGGTAGTGCAGGGGTTCCAGAGTCAGATATAGTTCAAGCATGTCGAAGA TTGCTTGATGAGAGACAGAGCATAAATGTTTTTCGTTTTCTTCAAGCAATCAACAG GAGACCAGACATTACCAAAGGGTTGAAGAGACTAACATGTCGTTCACTGATCTTTGTTGGGGATAGCTCTCCTTTCCATTCGGAGGCACTTCACATGAACTCCAAACTGGACCGTAGATTTAGTGCCTTAGTCGAG GTTCAGGCTTGTGGATCAATGGTGACGGAGGAGCAGCCCCATGCCATGTTGATACCCATGGAGTTCTTCTTCATGGGGTACGGATTGTATAAGCCATACCACGTCAGTGACAGCCCAAGGGGCCCCCTCAGTCCCTCTTACATCTCCCCGGAACTCCTCTCTCCTGAAAGCATGGGCTTGAAGCTAAAACCGATAAAGACccgtgtttcacttcatgtttaA
- the LOC122306645 gene encoding protein NDL1-like isoform X2: MPTTQAKDEHLIRTGCGPVSVIVYGDQDKPALLTYPDLALNHVSCFQGLLFCPEAASLLLHNFCIYHISPPGHELGAAAIFPDDPVPSVDDLADQIIEILNFFGLGEVMCMGVTAGAYILTLFALKNRERVLGLILVSPLCKAPSWTEWIYNKVMSNFLYFYGVCGLVKECLLQRYFSKELRGSAGVPESDIVQACRRLLDERQSINVFRFLQAINRRPDITKGLKRLTCRSLIFVGDSSPFHSEALHMNSKLDRRFSALVEVQACGSMVTEEQPHAMLIPMEFFFMGYGLYKPYHVSDSPRGPLSPSYISPELLSPESMGLKLKPIKTRVSLHV, encoded by the exons ATGCCTACTACACAAGCTAAAGAT GAACATCTTATTCGTACTGGCTGTGGTCCTGTGTCTGTTATAGTTTATGGAGACCAAGACAAACCAGCACTACTTACTTATCCTGATTTAGCATTAAATC ATGTCTCTTGTTTCCAAGGATTGCTCTTCTGTCCCGAAGCAGCTTCTTTGTTGCTCCACAACTTCTGCATCTATCATATCAGTCCACCTGGGCACGAG TTAGGAGCAGCTGCAATTTTTCCCGATGATCCCGTGCCCTCTGTTGATGATTTAGCTGATCAGATAATTGAGATTCTTAACTTTTTCGG GCTTGGGGAAGTTATGTGCATGGGGGTGACAGCGGGTGCCTACATCCTTACCCTATTTGCA TTGAAGAATAGGGAACGCGTTCTTGGTTTGATACTTGTGTCCCCTTTATGCAAAGCACCTTCCTGGACCGAATGGATATATAATAAG GTGATGTCAAACTTCCTTTATTTCTATGGCGTGTGTGGCTTGGTGAAGGAGTGCTTGCTTCAACGCTACTTCAGTAAG GAACTTCGGGGTAGTGCAGGGGTTCCAGAGTCAGATATAGTTCAAGCATGTCGAAGA TTGCTTGATGAGAGACAGAGCATAAATGTTTTTCGTTTTCTTCAAGCAATCAACAG GAGACCAGACATTACCAAAGGGTTGAAGAGACTAACATGTCGTTCACTGATCTTTGTTGGGGATAGCTCTCCTTTCCATTCGGAGGCACTTCACATGAACTCCAAACTGGACCGTAGATTTAGTGCCTTAGTCGAG GTTCAGGCTTGTGGATCAATGGTGACGGAGGAGCAGCCCCATGCCATGTTGATACCCATGGAGTTCTTCTTCATGGGGTACGGATTGTATAAGCCATACCACGTCAGTGACAGCCCAAGGGGCCCCCTCAGTCCCTCTTACATCTCCCCGGAACTCCTCTCTCCTGAAAGCATGGGCTTGAAGCTAAAACCGATAAAGACccgtgtttcacttcatgtttaA
- the LOC122308499 gene encoding thiamine phosphate phosphatase-like protein yields the protein MAGTPVVLLFDFDRTIIDDDSDRWVVTEMGLTSLFNKLRSTLPWNSLMDGMMKELHSRGQTAEDITECLKRTPMDPCIVAAIKAAHALGCDLRVISDANQFFIETILKHHGLLGCFSRIYTNPSFVDEDGRLRIFPFHDLNSSPHGCKLCHATMCKGQVIDEIQASVSGNSTKNFIYLGDGHGDYCPTLKLGGSDYVMPRKNYPLWKRISCEPLLVKAKVHEWSTGEELKRILLYLIDTITIQDNIGKHQSV from the exons ATGGCTGGAACACCGGTGGTGCTGCTGTTTGACTTTGACCGCACGATCATTGATGATGATAGTGACCGTTGGGTGGTCACGGAGATGGGGCTCACCTCCCTCTTCAATAAGCTCCGCTCTACCTTGCCTTGGAACTCTCTCATG GATGGTATGATGAAGGAGCTCCACTCACGAGGTCAAACTGCCGAAGACATTACAGAGTGCCTGAAACGGACTCCAATGGATCCGTGTATTGTCGCGGCTATTAAAGCAGCACATGCTCTGGG ATGCGATTTGAGGGTGATTAGCGATGCGAATCAGTTTTTCATTGAAACAATCTTGAAGCATCATGGTCTGTTGGGTTGCTTTTCTCGGATATACACGAACCCATCATTCGTGGATGAAGACGGACGGCTTAGGATCTTTCCTTTTCACGATTTGAATTCGTCTCCTCATGGATGCAAATTATGCCATGCAACTATGTGCAAG GGTCAGGTGATTGACGAAATCCAAGCTTCTGTTTCTGGAAACAGCACCAAAAACTTCATCTACCTTGGAGATGGACATGGGGATTATTGCCCAACTCTGAAGCTTGGTGGAAGTGATTATGTGATGCCGAGGAAGAATTATCCTCTGTGGAAACGCATTTCTTGCGAACCACTGCTAGTCAAGGCAAAAGTCCACGAGTGGAGCACTGGAGAGGAGCTGAAGAGGATCCTACTATACCTTATTGATACAATTACCATTCAGGATAACATCGGCAAACACCAGTCAGTCTAA